The proteins below come from a single Bactrocera dorsalis isolate Fly_Bdor chromosome 5, ASM2337382v1, whole genome shotgun sequence genomic window:
- the LOC105225054 gene encoding uncharacterized protein LOC105225054, giving the protein MADISTEDLKAEINAILKTADLSVVSVKKVREQVEKKLNCSLLSRKKEFDSIVMDFINQQQEESEASAEEEEEDDPSSEEEQVEKKTAKKRPQPTQRKATPKQKKKRKSINGSDSGSESDGGSDSDYEMPKKKGPKKKAGGGGAGGGSGRKSTGFTRPYNLSPELSALMGAESLPRHVVVKKVWAIIKERNLYDPKNKQFAICDDELMKVMKVKRFRTFGMLKHLKPHFLD; this is encoded by the coding sequence ATGGCTGATATATCTACAGAAGATTTAAAAGCAGAAATTAATGCTATACTGAAGACGGCGGACCTTTCGGTCGTCTCGGTGAAGAAAGTGCGCGAGCAAGTGGAGAAGAAACTTAACTGTTCCCTATTGAGCCGTAAAAAGGAATTTGATAGCATTGTCATGGATTTCATAAATCAACAACAAGAAGAAAGTGAAGCATCAGcggaagaggaagaagaagacgatCCATCCTCAGAGGAAGAGCAGGTTGAAAAGAAAACAGCCAAAAAGCGCCCCCAACCAACTCAACGTAAGGCAACACCTAAACAAAAGAAGAAGCGAAAGTCCATAAATGGATCCGATTCCGGCTCTGAATCCGATGGTGGCTCTGACTCGGATTATGAAATGCCGAAAAAGAAGGGCCCAAAGAAGAAGGCTGGCGGTGGTGGTGCCGGCGGCGGTTCTGGACGCAAATCAACGGGATTTACTCGCCCATACAACCTTTCGCCAGAGTTGTCCGCTTTAATGGGTGCTGAATCATTACCACGTCATGTAGTGGTGAAGAAAGTATGGGCCATTATAAAAGAGCGTAATTTATACGAccctaaaaataaacaattcgcTATTTGCGATGATGAACTAATGAAGGTGATGAAAGTCAAACGCTTCCGTACATTTGGCATGCTAAAACACTTGAAACCACATTTTCTGGATTAA